In Bacillus sp. Cs-700, one genomic interval encodes:
- a CDS encoding isochorismatase family cysteine hydrolase, whose amino-acid sequence MMKEALLIIDMSNDFIHDQGGLTSGKVGQEIVPNIITLANEFLEEGKEVVICMDAHQENDEHFKIWPVHNVIGSWGQDLYGELKTWFEANQNHAQVTYVPKPEYDAFYNTSLEEILKSKNIDTVHLSGVCTDICDFLTAYGAYARGFHTIAQSNCMATFSEYHDVFLQQMKNIFKTEIR is encoded by the coding sequence ATGATGAAAGAAGCGTTATTAATTATTGATATGAGCAATGACTTTATTCACGATCAAGGTGGACTTACTTCAGGAAAAGTAGGGCAGGAGATTGTTCCAAATATTATCACGCTCGCAAACGAGTTTCTTGAAGAAGGAAAGGAAGTTGTCATATGTATGGATGCCCATCAAGAAAATGATGAGCACTTTAAGATTTGGCCCGTACATAATGTTATCGGATCCTGGGGCCAAGACTTATATGGGGAATTGAAGACTTGGTTTGAAGCGAATCAAAATCATGCACAAGTCACCTATGTACCTAAACCAGAATATGACGCTTTTTATAACACAAGCCTGGAAGAAATATTGAAAAGCAAAAACATAGACACCGTTCATCTCTCAGGCGTATGTACCGATATATGTGATTTTTTAACCGCGTATGGTGCCTATGCAAGAGGTTTTCATACCATTGCTCAAAGCAATTGTATGGCTACATTTTCTGAATACCATGATGTTTTTTTACAGCAAATGAAAAACATTTTTAAAACCGAAATTCGATAA
- a CDS encoding acetyl-CoA C-acetyltransferase: MSRDVVIVSAIRTPVGSFNGSLKSISATELGAAVIKGAIEKAGLSIDQVEEVIMGNVLQAGLGQNPARQAAIKAGIPVSTPAMTINKVCGSGLKTVHLGAQSIMLGDQDIVVAGGMENMSQAPYLLNGAREGLRMGDQKMVDSMIQDGLWCAFNDYHMGVTAENLCDHYHLTRKEMDEFAAWSQQKAQAAIKEGRFKEEILPVTIPQRKGEPLLFDTDEYVKPGTTADKLAKLRPAFKKDGGVTAGNASGINDGAAAVVLMSKEKADELGIEYLAVIRSNASGGVDPSVMGLGPVPATKKALERAGLSMNQMNLVEANEAFAAQSLAVGRDLDFNKEILNVNGGAIALGHPIGASGTRILVTLLHEMKRRNERYGLATLCIGGGQGVATIVERT; this comes from the coding sequence ATGAGTCGAGATGTTGTAATTGTAAGCGCTATCAGAACGCCAGTAGGTTCATTTAATGGTTCACTAAAATCTATATCTGCTACAGAACTTGGGGCCGCGGTCATTAAGGGAGCGATCGAAAAAGCTGGCTTATCGATAGATCAGGTGGAAGAAGTCATTATGGGAAACGTTCTTCAAGCGGGTCTCGGACAAAATCCTGCTCGTCAAGCTGCGATTAAAGCGGGAATCCCAGTTTCAACTCCTGCAATGACAATCAATAAAGTTTGTGGATCAGGATTGAAAACCGTTCATCTAGGAGCTCAATCTATTATGCTTGGCGATCAAGATATTGTTGTCGCCGGTGGGATGGAGAACATGAGTCAGGCACCTTATTTATTAAACGGAGCGCGAGAAGGCTTACGAATGGGTGACCAAAAGATGGTGGATAGTATGATTCAAGATGGATTATGGTGCGCATTTAACGATTACCATATGGGTGTTACTGCTGAGAATTTGTGTGATCATTATCATCTAACAAGAAAAGAGATGGATGAATTTGCTGCCTGGAGTCAACAAAAAGCACAGGCTGCTATTAAAGAGGGACGATTTAAAGAAGAGATTCTCCCTGTTACTATTCCGCAGCGAAAAGGTGAACCTCTATTATTTGATACTGATGAATACGTTAAACCAGGAACGACGGCTGATAAACTTGCAAAGTTACGCCCAGCTTTTAAGAAAGACGGTGGGGTTACGGCAGGAAACGCTTCCGGAATTAACGACGGCGCAGCCGCTGTTGTTTTAATGAGTAAAGAGAAAGCAGATGAACTTGGAATAGAATACCTTGCTGTTATTCGCTCGAATGCAAGCGGTGGAGTAGATCCGAGCGTTATGGGGCTAGGTCCAGTTCCGGCTACGAAGAAAGCACTTGAACGTGCTGGGCTTTCAATGAACCAAATGAATCTAGTAGAAGCAAATGAGGCTTTTGCTGCACAGTCTCTTGCCGTTGGAAGAGATCTTGATTTTAATAAAGAAATCTTAAATGTAAACGGTGGGGCTATTGCACTTGGTCATCCGATTGGTGCAAGTGGCACTCGAATTCTAGTTACTCTACTACATGAAATGAAACGTAGAAATGAGCGCTATGGTCTAGCTACGCTTTGTATTGGTGGAGGACAGGGAGTAGCAACAATTGTTGAACGAACTTAA
- a CDS encoding NUDIX hydrolase, producing the protein MDHLYEKTLHSETIYEGRIIDVRVEDVQLPNGKQSKRELIDHPGAVAIIAQTPDDKILAVRQYRKALGKAIVEIPAGKLEQGEEPELTAVRELEEETGYTCEKLEKVISFYTSPGFANELVHLYVAKGLTKKGEQSADEDEFLDLLHLSIEEMEEMVDSQEIHDAKTAYAIMYLKMKLMK; encoded by the coding sequence ATGGACCATTTATATGAAAAGACCTTGCACTCAGAAACGATTTATGAAGGTCGTATTATTGACGTTAGAGTAGAGGATGTGCAGTTACCGAATGGTAAACAAAGCAAGCGAGAATTAATCGATCATCCCGGTGCGGTTGCGATTATTGCTCAAACACCCGATGATAAAATACTTGCGGTTAGGCAATATCGTAAAGCGCTAGGCAAAGCGATTGTAGAAATACCAGCAGGTAAACTTGAGCAAGGTGAAGAGCCTGAATTAACTGCTGTGCGTGAACTAGAAGAAGAAACCGGTTATACGTGTGAAAAACTTGAAAAAGTGATTTCGTTCTATACATCTCCGGGCTTTGCTAATGAGCTTGTCCATTTATATGTTGCCAAAGGATTAACGAAAAAGGGAGAGCAGTCCGCTGATGAAGATGAATTTCTTGATCTACTTCATTTATCAATAGAAGAAATGGAAGAAATGGTAGATAGCCAGGAGATTCATGACGCAAAAACGGCATATGCGATCATGTATTTAAAAATGAAGCTGATGAAATGA
- a CDS encoding CoA transferase subunit B, which translates to MVKVDKAAVREKIARRAEKEILDGSYVNLGIGMPTMVANYIPDGKKIVLQSENGLLGIGPYPSEGEVEPDLINAGKETVTAMQGAAYFDSAESFAMIRGGHIDVAILGGMEVSKNGDLANWMIPGKMIKGMGGAMDLVHGAKRIVVIMDHVNKNGETKILNSCSLPLTGKGVVNRIITERAVIDITVEGLELKEVASGYSIEQIQASTEPELIINNPILDSF; encoded by the coding sequence ATGGTTAAAGTAGATAAAGCAGCAGTTCGTGAAAAGATTGCAAGACGTGCTGAAAAAGAAATCCTGGACGGCTCTTACGTAAATCTGGGAATTGGAATGCCGACAATGGTAGCTAATTACATTCCAGATGGTAAAAAGATCGTTCTTCAATCGGAAAATGGCCTTCTAGGTATTGGACCTTATCCAAGTGAAGGCGAGGTTGAACCTGACTTAATTAATGCAGGAAAAGAAACGGTTACTGCAATGCAAGGAGCCGCTTATTTTGATAGTGCCGAGTCATTTGCAATGATTCGAGGAGGACATATTGACGTGGCCATTTTAGGTGGAATGGAAGTTTCGAAGAATGGCGATCTTGCGAATTGGATGATACCTGGAAAGATGATTAAAGGAATGGGAGGAGCAATGGATCTCGTTCATGGAGCAAAACGGATTGTGGTAATCATGGACCACGTTAACAAAAATGGAGAAACTAAAATTCTAAACTCATGTAGCCTCCCTCTAACAGGGAAAGGTGTTGTCAATCGCATTATTACCGAGCGAGCTGTTATTGATATTACGGTTGAAGGACTTGAATTAAAAGAAGTGGCATCTGGCTATAGTATTGAGCAAATTCAAGCGTCAACAGAACCAGAACTAATAATAAATAATCCCATATTAGACTCCTTTTAG
- a CDS encoding CoA transferase subunit A produces MKPILDTFQEAVQDVQDGATILVGGFGLVGIPENLILALKERGTKDLTVISNNCGVDDWGLGLLLKNKQIKKMIGSYVGENKEFERQVLSGELEVELIPQGTLAERIRAGGAGIPAFYTPAGVGTPIAEGKEVKTFNGKEYLLEEAIQADFSFVRALKGDVMGNLVYNKTARNFNPMIAAAGKVTVAEVEELVGVGELDPDSIHTPSIYVQKVIVGEQQKKIERLTTR; encoded by the coding sequence ATGAAACCAATACTTGATACATTTCAAGAAGCAGTACAAGATGTTCAGGACGGGGCAACGATTCTTGTTGGCGGGTTTGGCTTAGTAGGTATTCCAGAGAATTTAATTCTTGCATTAAAAGAGAGAGGAACAAAGGACTTAACAGTCATATCAAACAACTGTGGAGTTGATGATTGGGGTCTGGGATTGCTTCTTAAAAATAAACAGATTAAAAAAATGATTGGATCTTACGTTGGTGAAAACAAAGAGTTTGAAAGACAGGTGCTTTCAGGAGAATTAGAAGTGGAGCTCATTCCACAAGGAACATTGGCAGAACGAATTAGAGCTGGGGGGGCTGGAATCCCGGCCTTCTATACTCCAGCCGGCGTCGGAACGCCGATTGCTGAAGGAAAGGAAGTAAAAACATTTAATGGAAAAGAATATTTGCTTGAAGAAGCGATACAAGCTGATTTTTCCTTTGTTCGAGCACTCAAAGGAGATGTAATGGGGAATTTAGTCTACAACAAAACGGCACGCAACTTTAACCCAATGATTGCAGCCGCAGGAAAAGTAACGGTTGCAGAAGTTGAAGAATTAGTGGGTGTTGGAGAGTTAGATCCAGATTCTATTCATACTCCGAGCATTTATGTACAGAAGGTTATTGTTGGTGAGCAGCAAAAGAAGATTGAGCGATTAACGACGCGATAG
- a CDS encoding hydroxymethylglutaryl-CoA lyase codes for MNVLLPQHATIIEVGPRDGLQNEQNQIKTNNKIRFIKALKAAGMKEIEITSFVSPKWVPQMKDASEIVKTCLDDTRNFVLAPNRKGVERIKETNVKAIALFAGVSNSFNQKNSNKGTKELLHELFPLVEELKADGYFVRACISTAFYCPYEGKIDGNDTIDVCHQFVNAGVDELSVADTIGMATPEESHNLFSQLVREFPTTLLTAHFHDTRGMALANIYACLQAGISRFDTSAGGLGGCPFAKGATGNVATESVVYMLERMGIKTGIDLEKLMGAIDEIEPHLSRSILTPYRTLYKQEKEASIK; via the coding sequence ATGAATGTTTTGCTACCACAACACGCTACGATCATTGAAGTAGGTCCAAGAGATGGGCTTCAAAATGAACAGAACCAGATCAAAACAAATAATAAAATCCGTTTTATTAAAGCTCTAAAAGCAGCAGGAATGAAAGAAATAGAAATTACTTCATTTGTCTCACCGAAATGGGTTCCCCAAATGAAAGATGCCAGTGAAATAGTAAAAACATGCCTTGATGATACTCGGAACTTTGTTTTAGCTCCTAACCGTAAAGGGGTAGAGAGAATTAAAGAAACGAACGTGAAAGCCATAGCACTTTTTGCTGGTGTTAGTAACTCCTTTAATCAAAAGAATAGCAATAAAGGGACAAAGGAGCTTCTTCATGAGCTCTTTCCTTTAGTCGAAGAATTAAAAGCGGATGGTTACTTCGTTCGAGCCTGTATTTCCACTGCTTTCTATTGCCCATATGAAGGGAAAATAGACGGTAATGATACAATTGACGTTTGTCATCAATTCGTTAATGCAGGTGTAGATGAATTAAGCGTAGCGGATACTATTGGAATGGCCACTCCAGAGGAATCGCACAACCTTTTTAGCCAACTTGTAAGGGAATTTCCAACAACATTGTTAACAGCGCATTTCCATGATACACGTGGAATGGCCCTTGCTAACATCTATGCATGCCTTCAAGCTGGAATTTCAAGATTTGATACGTCAGCTGGTGGACTTGGCGGCTGTCCTTTCGCCAAAGGAGCGACAGGCAACGTTGCCACAGAAAGTGTCGTCTATATGTTGGAGAGAATGGGAATCAAAACAGGTATTGATCTAGAAAAACTAATGGGAGCAATTGATGAGATTGAGCCTCACCTATCAAGATCCATCCTAACGCCTTATCGAACGTTATATAAACAAGAAAAGGAAGCCTCTATAAAGTAG
- a CDS encoding PadR family transcriptional regulator, whose translation MALRYALLGLLTKKPSTGYELTQQFRETMIHFWSAHHTQIYRELGKMEKEKLVSFEIVPQLDLPDKKIYSIEDKGYRLLIEWLAHHTVDPPKMKNEQLMRVSLFHLIPKEEAIQFLKESKEHHQMVLDHMNSWKEENAVDHRIEKDRLGEYLTLEYGRRQMKTWIEWCDWAIEFIDVIIEDSEEER comes from the coding sequence ATGGCTTTACGATATGCTCTTCTTGGATTACTCACGAAGAAACCATCAACCGGATATGAGCTAACACAACAATTTAGAGAAACGATGATCCATTTTTGGTCTGCGCATCATACACAAATTTATCGTGAACTTGGAAAGATGGAGAAAGAGAAGCTAGTAAGCTTTGAAATTGTTCCACAGTTAGATCTTCCAGATAAGAAGATCTACTCTATTGAAGATAAAGGGTATCGTCTTCTCATTGAATGGCTTGCTCATCATACTGTAGACCCACCCAAAATGAAAAACGAACAATTGATGCGTGTTTCTTTATTTCATCTCATTCCAAAAGAAGAAGCGATCCAATTTCTAAAAGAGAGTAAAGAGCATCATCAAATGGTGCTTGATCACATGAACAGCTGGAAAGAAGAAAATGCAGTTGATCATAGAATAGAGAAAGATCGTCTGGGAGAATACCTAACGCTTGAATACGGTAGGCGTCAGATGAAAACCTGGATTGAGTGGTGTGACTGGGCGATTGAGTTTATAGACGTTATTATAGAAGATAGTGAAGAGGAGAGATAA
- the mciZ gene encoding Z-ring formation inhibitor MciZ: MKVYIQPNGITMVGKPKQIQLMIRHYMNHYETIEEWIHAPAVRTKSHLRLIQ, encoded by the coding sequence ATGAAAGTTTATATTCAGCCGAATGGGATTACGATGGTTGGAAAACCAAAGCAAATTCAATTAATGATCAGACACTATATGAATCATTATGAAACGATTGAAGAATGGATTCACGCCCCTGCAGTTCGTACAAAATCGCACTTAAGATTAATTCAATAA
- a CDS encoding aldo/keto reductase — protein MKTNQIGNSKLHVSEIGLGTMSLGTDRAKAVSLIHEAIDNGVTFIDTADLYDFGLNEEIVGEALRDRRDSVVLATKAGNHFEEGKEGWFWDPSKKHIKGALKESLRRLKTDHIDLFQLHGGTIEDPIDETIEAFEELKSEGLIIEYGISSIRPNVIREFVKKSSIASVMMQYSILDRRPEEEMLDLLHNNNISVIARGPLAKGMLTDQYDEKIKEDGFLDYSKFDVLETVKQLNEIKGNKRNMTQTALKYALAHPAVATVIPGASRSKQLLANITAQNAPDLTPDEVQKIRDVSKKNVYDKHR, from the coding sequence ATGAAAACCAATCAAATTGGCAATTCAAAACTACATGTTAGTGAAATCGGACTAGGAACCATGTCACTAGGAACCGATCGAGCGAAAGCTGTCTCACTCATTCATGAGGCGATCGATAACGGCGTTACATTTATCGATACAGCAGATTTGTATGACTTCGGTTTAAATGAAGAAATCGTCGGAGAGGCATTGCGTGATCGAAGAGATTCAGTTGTTCTTGCAACCAAGGCAGGGAATCATTTCGAAGAAGGGAAAGAGGGATGGTTCTGGGACCCTTCTAAAAAGCATATTAAGGGAGCCTTAAAAGAAAGTTTGAGACGTTTGAAAACAGATCATATTGACCTTTTCCAACTACATGGTGGTACGATTGAAGATCCGATTGATGAAACGATCGAGGCTTTCGAGGAATTAAAATCTGAAGGCCTCATTATTGAATATGGGATTTCTAGCATTCGACCAAATGTGATTCGTGAATTTGTAAAGAAATCTTCTATCGCTTCAGTCATGATGCAATATAGTATACTAGATCGTCGGCCTGAAGAAGAAATGCTAGATTTATTGCATAACAATAACATTAGTGTCATTGCTAGGGGTCCTCTCGCTAAAGGAATGTTAACAGATCAATACGATGAAAAAATTAAAGAAGATGGTTTTCTCGACTATTCTAAATTTGATGTTCTTGAAACGGTTAAACAGCTGAATGAGATAAAAGGGAACAAGCGCAATATGACTCAGACGGCACTTAAATATGCACTTGCTCACCCTGCTGTAGCCACCGTTATTCCCGGAGCTAGTCGAAGTAAACAACTCCTTGCAAACATTACCGCACAGAATGCACCAGACTTAACACCCGATGAAGTACAAAAAATACGTGACGTTTCGAAAAAAAATGTATATGATAAGCACCGTTAA
- a CDS encoding iron-sulfur cluster biosynthesis family protein — protein MRVTFTDQAIEKLEHDAEGYMKLHYDIEDCGCVVNGVTQLVNDSAQGEFNMTLESNFRPVLIQKQYKVFFDNEMKIDFLPKHQCFMLKSDSEIINPRMRYINKG, from the coding sequence ATGAGAGTGACTTTTACAGATCAAGCGATCGAGAAATTAGAACATGACGCTGAGGGTTATATGAAGTTACACTATGACATCGAAGATTGCGGGTGTGTTGTGAACGGTGTTACGCAATTAGTAAATGATTCCGCTCAAGGTGAATTTAATATGACGCTTGAGTCAAATTTTAGACCCGTATTGATTCAGAAACAATATAAAGTGTTTTTTGATAACGAAATGAAAATTGATTTCCTTCCAAAACACCAGTGTTTTATGCTTAAAAGTGATAGTGAAATCATTAATCCGAGAATGCGGTATATAAACAAAGGATAA